The DNA region ACTACTACTATCAGAAAGGCTGGACCGAAGGCTTGCCCATCGTGTGTCCGACCGAGGAGCGCGTGCTCCGCATGTTGGAGTACACCGACCGCGCGCCGGGCGAGTTGGTGGGGCAGCTCGCCCCCGTGTACGCGGAGGCGACGGTGGAGAAGATCGCCATCAACGGCGTGATGGCGGGGTGCCTGCCCCAGCACATGCCGGTGCTGATCGCCGCGGCGGAAGCCATCATCGAGAAGGACTTCAACCTGTACGGCGTCCAGACGACCACCAACCCGGTCACGCCCCTGTTCATCGTGAACGGGCCGATAGCCAAAGAGCTTGACATCAACAGCGGGCCGAGCTGCATGGGGCCATGCAAGCGGGCGAACGCGGTCATCGGCCGGGCGATGCGCCTGCTCATGATTAATGTGGGCGGCGCCAAGCCGGGCGCGGTGGACAAGGCGACCTTCGGGCAGCCGGGTAAGTTCACGTTCTGCATCGCGGAGCACGAGGAGGCGAACCCGTGGGAGCCTCTGCACGTGGAGAGGGGCTTTGACAGACAGGACAGCACCGTCACCGCGTGCGGCGTCGCCAGCGTCATCAACGTGATCACCACGCCGGAGCTTATCCCCGGCTGGAAAGACGGCATCCAGATACTGGCCATGGTGGCTGACAACATGTCCGCCATGGGGAGCAACAACTTCATGAGCGGGATAGGGGAGCCGATGGTCGCCTTCTCGCCGGAGTCGGCGGGCATCCTGAAGAAGGACGGCTACTCCAAGCGGGATGTGAAGCAGTATCTCTTCGATAAGTCCAGCAGGACGGCCGCGAGCCTGCCGCCGTTCACCGTGGACCGCATGCGGCACCGGCGCAGCGTCGGCCCGTCCGTGGACAGGTTCTACATCACGGAGCGGGCGGAGGACATCATGCTCGTCGTCTGCGGCGGGTTGCTGGCGGCGCACACGGTGTTCATGCCCACGTTCGGCACCACGCAGGCCCAGACGAAGCCGATTGCGAAGAAGGACGGCACGCGCGTGCGCAGCGTTGAGGAGTTCAAGGCGAAATAGCCGGAACGCGCCCGGCGCATTCGCGTCAAGGCCCCTCCGCCCATACGGCGAAGGGGCCTTGTTTTGTGGCTGACGGCAGCCCTTGCGGACTGCAAGACGCGCGGGTGAGAGCGCTGCCCTCCCCGGCTACATGCGGAACATGTGATAAGAGCGCCGGGACCGGCGGGCCACGCCCGTCTTTTGGGCTGTCTCCGCGACAGTCCGCGCCACCGCCCTCACGACGCTGCGATTGAACACGCTGGGGACGATGTAGTCCTCGTGAAGGTCCCGTGTGGGCACCGCGTCGGCGATGGCGTGGGCGGCGGCCAGCTTCATCTCCTCGTTGATGGTGGTGGCGCGCACGTCCAGCGCCCCGCGGAAGATGCCGGGGAAGCAGAGGACGTTGTTGATCTGGTTGGGATAGTCGGAGCGGCCCGTGGCCATCACGCGCACGTAAGGCTGCGCCTCCTCAGGCATTATCTCCGGCGTGGGATTCGCCAGGGCGAACACGATAGCGTCGCGGTTCATCACCTTCAAGTGATCAGGTGTCAGCGCGCCGGGGCCTGAGACGCCCAGGAAGAAGTCGGCCCCCGTCAGGGCGTCCTTCAGGGTGCCTTTAACCCGCTCGGCGTTGGTGTTGTCGGCCAGCCACTCCTTCGCCCGGTTCATGTTCTCCGCGCGGCCCTTGTAGACAATGCCGGTCTTGTCGCAGGCGATGATGTGGCTTGTGCCGCAGGCCATCATCATCTTGATGCACGCCACGCCCGCCGCGCCGGAGCCGTTGACGACCACCTTCAGGCTCTCCATGCGCTTGCCGGTCAGCTTGCAGGCGTTCATGAGCGCCGCCATGACGACAACCGCCGTCCCATGCTGGTCGTCGTGGAAGACGGGGATGTCCAGCTCGCGTTTAAGCCGCTCCTCTATCTCGAAGCAGCGGGGCGCGGAGATGTCTTCAAGGTTGATGCCGCCGAAGCCAGGAGCTATGAGCTTGACCGCCTCCACGATGCGGTCCGGGTCCTTGCTGCTGAGGCAGATGGGCCAGGCGTCAATGTTGGCGAACTCCTTGAAGAGCATGGCCTTGCCCTCCATCACGGGCATGGCCGCTTCCGGCCCCAGGTCGCCCAGACCCAGAATGGCGGTTCCGTCCGATACGACCGCCACGGTATTGCCCTTGATGGTGAGTGTCCAGACGGACGGCGGGTCGTTATGGATAGCCTCGACGATGCGGCCAACGCCCGGCGTGTAGACCATGGACAGGTCAGACCGGGTGGTCACGGGCACCTTGAGCTGGGTCGCGATCTTGCCACCCAGGTGCACCAGGAACGTGGGGTCGGACAGCCCGGTCACCCGGACCTGGGGGATTGCCTCCATTTTCGCTGCAATGGCATGGCCATGGTCCAGGTCATGGGCGATGATGGTGAAGTCCCGCGTGATCTTGCCCCCGGCCATGCGCACGATGTCCACCGCGCCGACATCGCCTCCCGCCTTGCCGATGGCGGTGGCGATCTTGCCCAGCATGCCCGCATGATTCGGGTACTCAGCGCGGATCGTCAGGGTATAGCCAGGGCCCCGGGTCGTTGTCGTAGGCGTTGTGGCTGTTGGCATTCCCGACTCCTTTCAAGAGCACCGAGGACGGGGGGTGCGCATGTGGTCGGCGAGAGGGAAGCGCCCGTGCCAGTCGCCGCCGGCGCGCCCTGGTCAATTGCGACAGATGTAGTATAGCATTTTGGTGTGCTCACAGCTTGACCCGTCGGAGGGCCCGACCTA from Dehalococcoidia bacterium includes:
- a CDS encoding UGSC family (seleno)protein; this translates as YYYQKGWTEGLPIVCPTEERVLRMLEYTDRAPGELVGQLAPVYAEATVEKIAINGVMAGCLPQHMPVLIAAAEAIIEKDFNLYGVQTTTNPVTPLFIVNGPIAKELDINSGPSCMGPCKRANAVIGRAMRLLMINVGGAKPGAVDKATFGQPGKFTFCIAEHEEANPWEPLHVERGFDRQDSTVTACGVASVINVITTPELIPGWKDGIQILAMVADNMSAMGSNNFMSGIGEPMVAFSPESAGILKKDGYSKRDVKQYLFDKSSRTAASLPPFTVDRMRHRRSVGPSVDRFYITERAEDIMLVVCGGLLAAHTVFMPTFGTTQAQTKPIAKKDGTRVRSVEEFKAK
- a CDS encoding NAD-dependent malic enzyme, producing the protein MPTATTPTTTTRGPGYTLTIRAEYPNHAGMLGKIATAIGKAGGDVGAVDIVRMAGGKITRDFTIIAHDLDHGHAIAAKMEAIPQVRVTGLSDPTFLVHLGGKIATQLKVPVTTRSDLSMVYTPGVGRIVEAIHNDPPSVWTLTIKGNTVAVVSDGTAILGLGDLGPEAAMPVMEGKAMLFKEFANIDAWPICLSSKDPDRIVEAVKLIAPGFGGINLEDISAPRCFEIEERLKRELDIPVFHDDQHGTAVVVMAALMNACKLTGKRMESLKVVVNGSGAAGVACIKMMMACGTSHIIACDKTGIVYKGRAENMNRAKEWLADNTNAERVKGTLKDALTGADFFLGVSGPGALTPDHLKVMNRDAIVFALANPTPEIMPEEAQPYVRVMATGRSDYPNQINNVLCFPGIFRGALDVRATTINEEMKLAAAHAIADAVPTRDLHEDYIVPSVFNRSVVRAVARTVAETAQKTGVARRSRRSYHMFRM